Proteins from a genomic interval of Pseudodesulfovibrio nedwellii:
- a CDS encoding nickel-dependent hydrogenase large subunit, whose translation MTDSIAIQTAEPVVGPDVHAQEIVQCQGNAFVTRIRLVDGRVDEAWSTGRMMRNMNMLLRGELDERGRPGFVSQAHCLCNDGHALAAIRAVEDLAGVGLPDSAILVRKLVQSMRCMQEHLLHFYQFHFSDWVSLEAALRVDPAKAASMASLPGEDTAYFRSVQDQLRLMVEDRSTTSSYTEDEGRYQGPDALHLLLHGHALASIQIGASLQAALGLLECGPKGFKAYRIGGLPDDLDLSTATLEQLGMILEECREFIGTIFPADLARLARVYSPWTELGRGSSFLTWDGAVACGLLVAGGGLPWRLLQPDSAVIREECEPDWNHEDSHRYRLFAGRSEPLFRWGDGNYFWLSAPRHGNSACEVGPLARVMGGLLNGQGGMEQIVSRVLDDGGLSLEALNSTMGRVLSRGIEASVLMDSILEGVDELECTLVDEGRHNVDFTLPTAGIGVGRVEVPRGTLTHTIRWGQGRIMSHDYLIPSLWNFSPRDARGELGPLERALRGTPVINPDSPVEILRTLHEFDPCNTCHVVIENRDTGRTTLTTA comes from the coding sequence ATGACAGATTCCATAGCCATTCAAACGGCTGAACCGGTCGTCGGACCCGATGTTCACGCGCAAGAGATTGTTCAATGTCAGGGCAACGCGTTTGTCACCCGTATTCGACTTGTGGACGGTCGTGTGGACGAGGCCTGGAGCACTGGCCGCATGATGCGCAACATGAATATGTTGTTGCGGGGGGAACTTGATGAGCGGGGGCGGCCCGGTTTCGTTTCTCAGGCGCACTGTTTGTGCAATGACGGCCATGCCCTCGCGGCCATCCGGGCCGTGGAAGATCTGGCTGGGGTGGGCCTGCCGGACAGTGCCATTCTGGTGCGTAAACTGGTCCAGTCCATGCGATGTATGCAGGAGCATCTGCTCCATTTCTATCAGTTTCATTTTTCCGATTGGGTCAGTCTGGAAGCCGCATTACGCGTCGACCCGGCCAAGGCTGCAAGTATGGCGTCCCTGCCGGGAGAGGACACTGCCTATTTTCGTTCTGTTCAGGACCAGCTCCGTCTCATGGTTGAAGATCGTTCGACGACCTCCTCATATACTGAAGATGAAGGCCGGTACCAAGGTCCCGACGCTTTGCATTTGCTGCTGCATGGGCACGCCTTGGCGTCGATCCAGATCGGAGCCTCGCTGCAGGCGGCGCTCGGATTGCTGGAATGCGGGCCAAAGGGTTTCAAGGCATACCGAATCGGCGGCCTGCCAGACGATCTGGATTTGAGTACAGCAACCCTTGAACAGTTGGGCATGATCCTTGAGGAATGCCGGGAATTCATTGGCACAATTTTTCCTGCCGACCTTGCGCGGTTGGCTCGGGTTTACTCCCCGTGGACCGAACTGGGGAGGGGGAGCTCCTTTTTGACCTGGGATGGAGCAGTTGCCTGCGGGCTGCTTGTCGCGGGTGGTGGGTTGCCCTGGAGGCTTTTACAGCCCGACTCCGCAGTCATTCGCGAGGAGTGTGAGCCGGATTGGAACCATGAGGATTCGCATCGTTACCGGTTGTTTGCCGGACGGAGCGAACCGTTGTTCCGCTGGGGGGATGGCAACTATTTCTGGCTGTCCGCGCCCAGGCACGGCAACTCCGCCTGTGAAGTCGGGCCTCTGGCTCGGGTCATGGGCGGCCTGCTTAATGGGCAGGGCGGGATGGAGCAGATCGTGTCCCGTGTGCTTGATGACGGTGGACTGTCCTTGGAAGCCCTGAATTCCACTATGGGAAGGGTTTTGTCGCGGGGTATCGAAGCCTCGGTCCTGATGGACTCCATCCTGGAGGGGGTGGACGAGCTGGAATGCACACTGGTGGATGAGGGACGGCATAATGTTGATTTTACCCTGCCGACAGCCGGGATCGGAGTCGGTCGAGTGGAGGTACCTCGGGGTACTCTGACGCACACCATTCGGTGGGGTCAGGGGCGGATAATGAGTCACGACTATCTCATCCCGTCGCTGTGGAATTTCTCGCCGCGTGATGCCCGGGGCGAACTCGGGCCGCTGGAGCGTGCTCTTCGCGGCACCCCGGTGATAAACCCGGACTCTCCCGTGGAAATCCTGCGCACCCTGCACGAATTTGATCCCTGCAACACCTGTCATGTGGTGATCGAAAATCGGGACACCGGCCGTACTACCCTGACAACAGCCTGA
- the hydE gene encoding [FeFe] hydrogenase H-cluster radical SAM maturase HydE, with translation MNRKTVFDALQDAEGQESLFRQADQVRREQVGDVAQLRGVVHFSNHCRCNDLYCGLMHDNDQCQRFRMTEDQIVDTALAIADAGLRTVVLQSGEDLHFTRAMFCSIIERILEKADVAITLSLGKRSREDMVAFRSAGAERYLMKHETMNPALYSRMRSGLKLDDRLRLINMLREVGFQVGVGNIVGLPGQTLEDLCEDILFFQDFQPDMINIGPFIPHAQTPLKDTPTADMELMLRVFALTRIVTGNTHMAAANTVATLDPDNGQFRALTKGGANVIMPNCNPFLESKTDKIEYEFQITTHKRYVSVNEARNVLERAGRTEGVTKGHSLKLQGEAL, from the coding sequence ATGAATCGAAAAACTGTTTTTGATGCCCTTCAAGACGCCGAGGGCCAGGAATCCCTGTTCAGGCAGGCGGACCAGGTTCGCCGGGAGCAGGTGGGCGATGTGGCACAGTTGCGTGGCGTGGTGCATTTTTCCAACCACTGCCGGTGCAACGATCTCTATTGCGGTTTGATGCATGACAACGATCAGTGCCAGCGGTTCCGCATGACAGAGGATCAGATTGTGGACACGGCTTTGGCCATCGCGGACGCGGGCCTCAGGACCGTGGTCCTGCAATCGGGCGAGGACTTGCATTTTACCCGGGCCATGTTTTGCTCCATCATCGAACGTATCCTTGAAAAAGCGGACGTTGCCATCACCCTGAGCCTTGGGAAGCGTTCTCGTGAGGATATGGTCGCTTTCAGAAGCGCCGGAGCCGAGCGGTATCTCATGAAACACGAAACCATGAATCCTGCGCTGTATTCGCGCATGCGGTCAGGGCTCAAATTGGACGATCGACTGCGGCTCATCAACATGTTGCGTGAGGTCGGCTTTCAGGTAGGCGTGGGCAATATCGTGGGGCTGCCTGGTCAGACTTTGGAAGACCTGTGTGAGGATATCCTCTTTTTTCAGGATTTCCAGCCGGACATGATCAATATCGGCCCTTTCATTCCCCATGCCCAGACGCCTCTCAAGGATACCCCTACGGCCGACATGGAGTTGATGCTCCGGGTGTTCGCCCTGACCAGAATCGTCACCGGTAACACGCACATGGCCGCTGCCAATACCGTGGCCACCCTGGACCCGGATAACGGACAGTTTCGGGCGCTTACCAAGGGCGGCGCCAATGTCATCATGCCCAACTGCAACCCGTTTTTGGAAAGCAAAACGGACAAGATCGAATATGAATTTCAGATAACCACCCACAAGCGTTACGTTTCCGTGAATGAAGCGAGGAATGTCTTGGAACGGGCGGGCAGGACGGAAGGTGTGACCAAGGGCCATTCACTCAAACTGCAAGGAGAAGCACTTTGA
- a CDS encoding nitrogen fixation protein NifH: protein MIKVAIYGKGGIGKSTVTSGISAALGLDGLNVMQLGCDPKTDSTINLLGGKPPTPILQYLQEQGRPDTLDAIAKKGFGNVTCMEVGGPTPGVGCFGRGMLTAFELLDEMGAYDVYKPDVVLYDILADVVCGGIAVPMREGFADKVCIVTSGEKMALLAAKNIILALRNFADRNYAELGGLILNCRDMADEVERVEEFAHKMETSVIGVIPRDTAIHQFEEEGKTIVEGDRALPTSARFFDLARTVVDFAEERNVA, encoded by the coding sequence TTGATAAAGGTAGCAATTTACGGCAAGGGCGGAATCGGCAAATCAACGGTGACCTCCGGCATTTCGGCTGCGTTAGGACTCGACGGCCTCAACGTGATGCAACTCGGTTGCGACCCCAAGACCGACTCGACGATCAACCTGCTCGGCGGCAAGCCTCCGACACCCATCCTGCAATATCTTCAGGAGCAGGGGAGACCGGACACTCTCGACGCCATCGCCAAAAAGGGTTTCGGCAACGTTACCTGTATGGAGGTGGGCGGTCCCACTCCAGGGGTGGGTTGTTTCGGTCGCGGCATGCTCACGGCTTTTGAGCTGCTTGATGAAATGGGGGCCTACGACGTCTATAAACCGGACGTGGTCTTGTACGACATCCTGGCCGATGTCGTGTGCGGTGGCATCGCCGTACCCATGCGCGAGGGGTTTGCGGACAAGGTCTGCATCGTCACCTCCGGTGAGAAAATGGCCCTGCTGGCCGCCAAGAATATCATCCTGGCCCTGCGTAATTTTGCAGACCGCAACTACGCAGAGCTTGGGGGGCTGATTCTCAACTGCCGGGACATGGCCGACGAAGTCGAGCGGGTGGAGGAATTTGCCCACAAGATGGAGACCTCGGTCATCGGCGTGATTCCGCGCGACACGGCCATCCATCAATTCGAAGAAGAGGGCAAGACCATAGTGGAAGGCGACAGAGCCCTGCCGACTTCGGCTCGGTTTTTCGACCTGGCCCGGACTGTCGTCGATTTTGCCGAAGAACGAAACGTAGCCTGA